The sequence TTCTTGTTAGAGGTTTAAAAGGAAGCTGTTTGGTATTTTGTCATGGTTTCTGGTGAACAAATACCACTATTgcagtcaagaaaaaaaatatataaaaatacagaactTGGTGTTTCAGCTTGTGTATTTGACTCTAGCTCTTTCATTAGACATTCATTGTTCTTGATTTAGTAATGTTGATCAGGTTTTCCAAACCCAAATTTCAAAAAAGGACCACACCAGAAAATCTGAGACATGTGACAGCTACAGGTGTGTGTAGTGTTTAATAAACATGGAATGACAGCCAAAACTACTTGAGTACTAATTACCTGTTACATTCTGTAAAATTAGAGTTAGACCCTTGATTAACTTTACCGTCGGAGCCACAAGtaagtaaagagtctgcctgcaatgggggagaccctggttcaatccctgggtcaggaagatcccctggagaaggaaatggcaacccactccagtgtccttgcctgggaaatcccacggaggagcctggcaggctacagtccatggggtcacaaagagtcagacacgactgagcaacttcactttctactttcttttcttgattAACTAGGGCTTAGGGGGGCTCCTGCCAGCCTCAATCATAAATCCACATGTAATCTATAGTCAGCCTTCACTATCTTCCATTCCTCCACATTCTTGGATTCAGCCAGCCGTGGGTTGAATCGTGTACTACTGTAGCGTTTACTCCTGAAAACCTCCACATGCGAGTGGATCCTGTCCTGTTTGAGGGTGAACTGTCCACTACCCTGTTGTCTTCCTCACAAACCCTACAGAGGCAGCAGTGCTGGCAGCCCCGGTGAGGTAGGAGGGAGCAGGGAACTGAGTCTTCTGTGGCTGCTGAGTGCTGCTCCCCTCTGCGCCCCCTGAACCCACCCTTGCTTCTCTTCCAGACCCCATGCCGCAGCTGGATGTGACCGAGGCCAACAAGGAGTTCATGGAGCAGAGCGAGGAGCTGTATGATGCGCTGATGGACTGTCACTGGCAGCCTCTAGACACGGTGTCTTCAGAGATCCCTGCCATGATATAGCCAGGACAAAGGACAAGCCAGAATGGACTTGTGAGGGAGAGAAGAGACTCCTTTTTTAAAGTTACTGCAagacttttttcttaaatgtttcatAAAGATTTTAGTAATCAACCGTTCCTGCaattatatttttcctcttaaCACTGCTGCCTTCATTTGAGTTTGAAAACCCAGGGACCAGTTGGAAGAGGGTTGAATGAGGTTTATCTTTGAACAGTAATCTCATTTATCCAGATGATGTCACCTACACTCCTGGACATAATGATTAACCAAGGTGGGTCATAAGTTACTAAGCCAACTTCTTAGGAAAGTTCACATTTAAGGTTGTGATTGCCTGCTGGGATAGTGTCAAATGGTGGGCAATTACTTGTTTTCAGGTTTCCTTTCCCCCTACAAATTTGCTTCAAATTTGGTGGCTAGGAATTCATTATTTGAACTGGGTAGTGAAATTGCAGGGCCCATTGAATGGTTGAATGgtaactcagacggtaaagcatctgtctgcaacaccagagaccccggttcaatccctgggtccggaagatcccctggagaaggaaatggcagcccgagcctgggaggtcccatggacagaggggcctggaaggctacagtccgagTGACTTGATTCCAATTTGAATGGTCAAgtgttcaggcttctctgtccatgaaatttttcaggcagtactggagcagattgccatgtcctctttcaggggatttcCCCCTCCCAGACATCAAATCACCTCCagtattggcaagcagattctcttaccactgtgccacctgggaaggtagaAGTGTTGGAACCAGCTTATTTTAGACCAAAAATGCCTAGACTGTTTGAGGTACAAGATGGTGCCGTGTATGTACCAATCCCACCtcttaagaaaatgtttaaactaaaaataaactaaatgcaTGAGTCTTGTTAACAtataggaaatggtaatccagATCAACCATCACCAAACCACATCTTGATGACTGTCACACACAtctctgctgttttccaaataggaaatccCTTTGACCAGGGCCCTCCTGAAATTATGCCAAAGATTGCTTCCCTAGTTTTGTGTAGACCTGAGGAGTGGCAGAGTCATGTACCCTTCAAAGATCATTAAGCACCAGTCTTGGGCTCAGCCTGAATTCTCACTAAGCAAGAGTAATATAATTGCAATTATAGAAGTGATCCATTTTATCACTTTCTGAGAAAAATCTTCAGAGATTGAGACTCTTAATTCATCCTGGGTCTTATGGAATATTTAAATGAGAATAAGCAAGCAATAAATTGAAAACATCAAGAAACTGACAAACATACAACCTTTTATTGGTCAATCTTTTATTGGTCATTTATATGCCAGGTAGCAAcatcaccaaaaacaaaacagctgTTTCCGCCTGAAAGCGCCCCATCTCTTCATTTGCCTTTTTGTTTCTCTCCTGAAAAGGAAGTATAAGCCAGTGTGTTAGTAATGCCCCAATTTATCCGTGCCCCTCCAGGTTTTCCCAAGAGCTGGTCTCAGTCCCATATCCGCATTTATCATCCACAGATGTCCACTCAGATTAGGTTTCATCCTAGACCAGTCACAGCGTGAGAAAATACCAAGCTAGACAGAACTACCTGTTTCTACCCAATCGTCTCCCACTCTCAAAGAAGGGGTGGGTGACTCCATGGCTACCCAAAACCACTGAGCGTGAGCAGCAGTCGGCCCTCAGTCCTCAAGGTAAAGACATAACAGTTGCTATACATTCTACTCTGGATGTGCTCTTGGCCTTAGTGCAGGCAAAATCTAGCAGACCAAGTCACAAAGCGTTTTTTTGTCATCTGGTTATGAACAGCCAATAAATGCAGCTTCCAAGGAAAGCCAGATGTAAGTGATACACTATAAATACAGGACTTTTACATACTGAGTATCTTTATTGGCTACACTACTTAGAGTCTTAACAACCTAAGTACAAATGGAAGTTGTGATAAAGCTTCAGCTAGACATTCAACTCACCCAACTCTGTAGATCCACACAGATGAAGACAGCTTTACTGGCAACAGGTCTTAGGGGGAGAAAAATATCAATCATGAGGCAAGAAAGCTATTGGTATAGCCCTCTCAAATACAAAAATCTTAGCCAGCAATTACTATACCAACTGCCAGTTTCATATATAGTTTCCCTTTAAGCTTAAGATTATCCCATTGTAAGGGGCAGAGAAAACAAGTTCCAAGAGAATTCAGCCTTGTCTGAAACTAGCCCACATGCTCTACAGCACACACGATGAGCACAGTTTCAGTACTACTATTCCTCCTCTTACGACCACCGAGACCAGGGTTTAGATCCGATGGGAAAGGGAACTGGAGGGTCAGGCTGTCTCCAATACCCGACTTTACCTTATTCTGAAAGCGCGGCTCCAGCGACAAGCTGGTGTTTTCAGTTACTTCAGTATCAGGCGCTGCCAGTTAAAAAACGGGGCAACCTGCAAAAAAGTGTGGAAGCTCTAACAAAAAACCTAATCTACACAGAATGTGATTTTGATGGAAACACATGGATTCAAGTGGAAGACTTCCAGCCCAAATCCTGAGATTATAGGAAAGGCGAGTGGCAGCTGCAGGTATTATGCTGACCTGTGCTGTCAAAGTCTCTCCATGTTGCTCTCGCATGCAGTTGGAGATCCCATGGCCACAACAGGCCACAGCCCTTGGAAACATGCCGTACTGAGCCACGAGGTGGCTCCCAAGTTACATCTTTAGAGAACCTACCGGGCCCTGAGGCTTGTGTTCATCACTGTCATGTCCTCTTCACTCACCAGAAAGGCCAACTTCAGTCATCCTGGAATCTTCTGGCACAACTAAAATGAGAACAACATTGTCCTGAATGACCTACTCGCTCCATTCATCTGGTTTTCAGAATCAAGGTTTTTGACTCACCTTTAGACTGATGCCTTAAGCTTTTCAGGGCAAAGACCCACAGCATGGCCACAATCTGCACCACTCGCCCCTGATTTCCCCAGCCCAGGTATCTAACCCACCCATATGTGCATCTCCATACTGGTTCTTGGCCTCTGCAAGCCACTTCTCAAAAGCCTTATTCTTGCATGTAAGACCCCACCAATGGAACATTTCTGGTGGCCTCTGAAAACGTCAGTTCTAATAAAGGTCTCTGGTTGTACCTGAGAAATGGCAAGTACAATGTCTTTTCCTGAAATGTTGCGGATCAGTTACAGCAAACAGAACGGCGACCGTcaaggaaaactgtcactttggGCTCCTTTTTGACCACAGCAGCTATATGGAAGCAGCTGCAGCTTCGATAAGGGCCACGGGGGGACGGGGATCTAGGTCACAGTGCAGACCCAACGCTGCAGCCCTCAGACTCACCTAAATCCTGTGAGATGTCAGGACTCATCTGCTGGGACATTTtggaaactaaaagaaaacaaacatcctATAAATTCCGATCACCACCTTCTTTTACTATGTGCCAGTGGTGTGCCTCATTTTATCGCCACAGGATCGTTTCATCAACCCCGTCTTACACCAGATTTAGACTTGTTACTTGCCAAAGTCCCCTGTCAATGGAGAAAGTGACAACCTTGGGATTCAAAATAGGATCTGAATGACTATAGCCCGTCCTCCAGAAAACTTTGTCCTTATACCCACTAGGGTGACTTCCTTATCGTGTGTTGTGCAGCCAGATAATTCTGGAGAAGGTAGGCAAGTTAACATGCCCAAAGTCACGGAGCAACTGTCACAGGCATATTCAAGGTCTGGCTGACCCCACCACGTGGTCTCCCCTTACTTAAGCCACTTCAGTCCCAGAAACGCCGCACACCCGACCGCCTGCCCATGTTATTCACCGTCACACCGGAGCACAGGGCCGCGAGGGCCGCAGCGGGAGCAGGGCGTGGCCCACACAGCGTCCGGCTTCTTCCACTGCGCCTGAGAACCACGTGGCCTTCCGGATCTCGGCCCGACTAGGCCAGTAGGCCTGGATCCTCCGTGCCGCGCTCAACATCCCAACGCCTCTAGAGGCAGCCCCGGCAGGTGCGGCGCCCGTGGCAACCAGGCTAAGACCGGGTATGGCGGAGGATGGGCGTGGACCACTGCAGACAGAGAACCCAAGACACACAAGACGACCTTCGCGCGGCTGCCGAGAAAAAGGACGTTTGTGAGCCGGGAAGGGGTTTATATAGGCCCCGCCCCTCGCAGCTGTGCCTGACGATTGGAGCAGCGTACTGCGCGGAATGATGGGAGTTGTAGTTCGTTCGCCTCTGGCGAGCGGCCGACTGTCTGACTCGCAGTCCCAATCGCGTGTCGTGTGGGACTCTTTTCACTCGGTTGGAGGAAGCTTGTGTAAGTGATTTCTTCAGGATCCGAAGAGATTCCTCCGCCATCATTTAGCACTCAGTGAACGTCCAGTAACCCAGGACGGAGCTCATAAATATCACCGACTTTCAATATCGGGAAGTTAACCTTTAACCCAGTGAGCTTAGCCAGGGATTTTGGTTCCAAACCGCCTGAGAGCACGTCGAGGAGCAAAGACTGAGCAGGATTTCGGCGGAGGGATCTGGGGGCGGGCTTCCTTTCCAAATGGAAGAGGGGACTGATTACAGAACGCGTTAGGAGAATGCATTCTTTGTTCGGGCTTATCTCTTCGGCTAATAGATAAGAAaattactgagtgcttactaagTACATTAAGCTCGATTATCTCAGCTAGTTTTCAAAATAACCCTGTGTATGGGAATTACAATTATGCCTCTTTTGCGgataaggaaacagaaatggCTTACACAGATGTTAAGCGAGTTAAGACCTGAAATGCGGAAGTTCACCTCATACACCACACTCATAATCACTGTGCCATGTATAAGTTTTATCCATAGAATGAATaagcatctatctatctatctatctatatatatatataaagtagtgAGACTCTGAGGtctcaatgcaggggccccaggttccatccctggtcagggaactagatcccacatgctgcaactaaagatcccaccaGTGGCAACTAATACCCAGGCGTCCACGCTCAGCCAGCtctgacccaggctcctctgtccatgggattttccaggcaagaatactagagtgtgttgctatttcctcctccagggttgaacccctgtctcctgcatctcctgcattggcaaatgggttctttaccactgaggcacctgacAAGCCCAAGATTcaggcagcaaaataaataattttttttatttccattatatattttaataagagaCAAATTAGGAGAGAATAGTTGCAAAACATGTACTGAATAGGGGCCTTGCATCTAGAACATAAAgaactctttttttgtttgtttgtttttgtttaagaaCATAACTCTTAAGGAACTACcctggttaggaatctgcctgccagtgcggggaaCAGGGATTCCGTCCCTGGTCCACGAGGACCCTCCATAACACTGAACAGCTAGGCCTGCGAgtcacaactatggagcctgcgCTCTGAAACCTGTGTGAGCAGCACCTATGgaacccatgtgctgcagctactgaagcctgagctagaacctgtgctctgcaacaagagaagccactgcaatgagaaacctgtaagtAAATAAAAggctcttaaaactcaacagtaaaaagtaaaatcactctatttttaaaaagggggaaaagaagGGGGGTGACAAAATTTGAAAGACACCccaccaaagaagataaacagatggcaaataaacacatgaatgaCGCTCAGTATCATAATACTACAAACACAGAGGAAGGGCTAAAAGTTAAAAAGATTGACAATATCAAACAACGAAGGAAAAGTAGAGCACATGGAAATTTCATACAATATTCAGgactgtaaaatggtgcaaccactttggaaaatgattttgcagtttttaaataaataaaaatgcacctACCATCCAACCCAGCTGTTGCAGTACTAGGTATTTTCCAAGAGAGATGAAAAGCATACATCCACACAAAGATTTGaatatgaatgttcatagcagttgtATTTGTAATAGCCAGAGACTGAATATGACACAAATGTCCTTTAACAGGgattggataaacaaattgtggtatattaatacagtgaaatactatcatgttgagtgaaagaagccagattatatactatatgataaatattctagaaaatgcaaactaatctttAGTGGCAGAAAGCAGATTGCTGGTTGTCTGGTAGAGGAGGTCAggagtgaagaattaaagaaggacaaggaaagaaaaaaagaaggacacGGAGCAACTTTTGAGACTAATAGAGATGTTCATTATCTCAACTGTGGTGGCTTTGTGGGTGTACACTTATGTCAAAATGCATATTGTACATTTTTAATATGTGCAGTTTACTATGTAtcaattacattttaataaagaTGCTAAAAACAAGAAAGTAAGCAAGAGAAAATTCAGATCATGTAATTCACCTGCCCCACAATCACTGACTTCTCAACACATTTGGAATAAAGCTCAGTACCCTCGATGGCCTCTGAAGCCACAGGTGATTTGGCGGctcctcctctttgctttcattacctgatccctggtctaggaggatcccacatgcagcagagcagCTAGGCCCCCATGGCACAACCGCCGAAGTCCACACGTCCTAGAACCCATGcggtgcaacaagagaagtcactgcaatgagaagcccacacactgcaatgaagagtagccgcCGCTCACcgaagctagagaaagcccaagcagcaacaaagacccagagcagccattaaataaataaattttaacaattaAATTTAAGAAGTAAAATAGAACTAAGATCTGGTAGCCGGTAGGAAGCTGCtgggtagcacagggagctcagctggtggctctgtgatgacctagaggggtgagatgcgGGCGGGAGGGGAGAGATGTGTACATAGAGCTGATacactttgctgtccagcagaaacacaacattgtcaagcaattatattccaataataaaattcattaattacaaaataaaggaaaaaaactaggATCTGTCTAATGCAAACGTGCACCTTCTATGACACACAGTTACCCCAGAACTGCCCCGTGTGGTGGCTGCCATGATCTGTCTCACTTCGCAGAAgggaagcagggctggggaggagaaGTGACTCGCCCCTTGGGGAGTCACATAGGCAGTCTATGACAAAATCAGCTGACAACTGGATTCCAGTGCCAGGCGCAGTCAGGGGCAGACACATGACCCCAGCCCACAGCAGGAACATCTAGGAGAGGAAGTTCAAGGAATCTGATGCTGACAGTGCACTCTGCCCACACGCTGACCACAAGGGCTTCTGGGATGTCTGGGTTCAAACTCCTTTCAAGCTGTTCCATGCCTCTCTGCCTTCACCCACTGCCCCTGCCCGAGTGCCCTTCCTTGCTCACCTCCCCAGCTCCCACTGTCCTTGGAGacccagcttcagcttcagcttctccaAGAGGTCTTTTCTAACCCCGAGGCTCCCTAAGTCCAACTCTGTTGTATTTGAATGaataatgagtgaatgaataaatgaatagcaCATccacttttattcattcattcaaccagaaatatttactgagccaaTCACTGAGGATACAGCCACTGGTCCTTGTCCTCAAGGGGCCTGAGTCTAGAAGGGAGATAGACATCACAAAGGACAAAAGGGCCTGTGACCTCACTAGCCAGTCAGTGAGGGGCTTCTTGAAGACATAGATCTAACCTAAGGCCTAAAATTGGGGTTAGTTACACTTTGAAGAGCAGAAGGGAAGTGTTCTTGGCATTGGGCTGATAAGAGGAAAGATGTTCAGCATGGCTGGAGCACCAGTGGTGGGTAAAGACAGGAGAGGTTGGAATGAGGGGACACGGTTCTGCACAGGCCTGATGCAAAAACTGCTTTTCCAGCTGAACAGAGCAAGGTGATGAGAGCATCCTGATGGAAGCCTCAGAGGGGCAGGTGGGAATGGGGCAGACTCTCCTGGTTTGGACAGAACTGGCAGGGAGGATCTTCAACACATACACCCTacctgattttcctttctctcctggaGTGGGGGTGAGCTGAGACTTGGGCCCCTTCAGGCTAGTGGAGTGACCGAAGGGCAGAATTACTAGAAGGCTTAACAAAATGGCTTCTCACGATTTATTTAGGAAATCTGGGCCTTCCCAGGTTTTCAAACTGTCCAGCCAGAAATAAATTTGGCCACCACTCTGTCTTCTGTGCTGAATGATCTTGGGCTGGTTACTTAATTTctgtgaacctcagttttctcatctgtaaaaagccGGGCAGACTAACACCTACTCACAAGGTTGTGTACGGAGGAAATGTGATGATATGATGGTTTGCCTTAGTGAGAACTGCTTCCCACTGCCAACCTGTTAAACTGCAACATCTACCCACTGTGGGTTAGTGAGATTAAACCAGCAGACAAGCTGTTTGGGACCAACCTCGAGCCTTGATGTTCAGGGTGTTCAGAAGACCAGACTGGAAAGAGTGATCTTGAATGCCGGTTGCATCTGCCTTACTGCGCCCCTGACCCACTTTGTCCTGGTCCTTTGGGAacctgcattccagtccccttctGTGGTATCAAGGGTGAGCCACACATGTCAGATGTGTGACAAGCCGCACATCTGAGCCTGTCTCCTGAGCTCTAAAATGGGCACACGACAGCCTTCTCAGAGGGTTGCTGTCCCAAAGCATAAGAAACTGACCATCTCACCTCATAAACCTTAGCTGTCCAGTTCACAAGCCAACTGTACTCTCTGGAATTGCAGTTGTCTGTCTACCCTGCCCCCTCTTCCTGACTGTGTCCAGGTCTCTCTCTCGACCCTGGGGCCCAGCGCAGGCAGGCGGGGTGGAAGCAGTGGGGCCTGCTGAACTGTTGACCAGGGCCAGTAGGGCTCCAGGAGAGGGGCATCTGGGTGAGAAAAGTGCATCTATAAACCATCAACTTTCTCCAGGTCCAGCAGCAGGGGTGCAACAAGAGGACTAACAGAGAGTTGGGGCTGCAGAGGGAAACCGCCCCAAAGAATGAATGCAGTGGTTGCTCTGGCGCTGTTGGTCAGTCTCAGGCCAGGGCACGTTGGGTGTGGTGATCGGTCCTCTGTAGCCCTCCTCCCCACATTATCTAGTTTAATCTCTTCTTCCTTGAAGTAGAGATTGtctccactttacagaggagaaagtTGAGGCCCGGAGCGAGGAAGTGACCTGTCCAGGTGTTTCCACCGGGCCGGGTGGCTTCCTCGGCGAACGGTTCGGCGTTGCTGAAGACGCCCCAGGTTCTCCAGGCCCGGGTGTGGGTGTCTCTGGGGCCTCCCGGAGACTGGGGGGCGGGGCCCAGAGACGGGGCGTGGGCGTGGCTGCGGGGCGGGGGCGTGGCTGCGGGGCGGGGGCGCACAGTTGGCAGTCTGGCCTCGGGAGGTGAGACGCTGGCCATGGAGGCAGGGGGCTGTCGCTACCAGTTTCGGATCGCGCTGCTGGGGGACGCGGCCGTGGGCAAGACGTCGCTGCTGCGGTGCTACATGAGGGGTGAGCCCGGGATCCCCGAGCCCGAGCTACAGCTCGAGTCGGCGCCCACGGTGGGCGTCGAGTTCTATACCCGCACTCTGCAGCTTCAGGCCGGGCCGCGCGTCAAGCTGCAGCTCTGGGACACGGCGGGCCAGGAGCGCTTCAGGTGCGcggtgggtgggaggtgggccGGGGAGGGACGAGAAGGGTTTGGGGTGAGGGGTTTCTGGTTGGGGCGGGGTGACCATGGGGATCCCTCAGAGTCGCCGCCCTCAGTGGCCTAAGTAGAGATCTGGGGGGTCCTTGCCCTGGGCCCGGGTCCTTCACGCTTGAGTCATGCATCCTACAAATAACAGCTGGTGGGCTGAGCCTCTGAGTTTGATGCTTGAGACCTGGCCCGGCCGGCCCCAGTGGAATATTCGACATTGAAACCTAGAGGGATGAATGACCTGGGTGCTGGGAGGGCCCACAGAAGCGCCGAGAAGGAGGGAGGTGTCAGGGAGAGGTGGAAAGAAGAGATATTTGTGTTGGCTGTGAAGGATGCGTAGAAGTTTGCCAGGGAGAGAACTGGGAAACCTGCGATCAGGAAAACGTCAGGTTTTCTCCAGAAATGGTCAGGAGAGTATGGGAATCAAACTGCTCCCTGACTGAGGAACACGCAGTAACTTGGTAGAGACAGAGACCGGGGGCAAAGGGAAGCAGGGGGTGGTGTGAAATGAGCTGAAATGGGGGTGCGAGGCAGCCACTGGATGGAGGGGACGCAGGACCCGGCGTGTCGAAGGCGTAACCCTGTCTCACCGTCCCTCCGCCGTCAGGTGCATCACCAGGTCCTTTTACCGGAACGTGGTGGGCGTCCTGCTGGTCTTCGATGTGACAAACCGGAAGTCCTTTGAACACATCCGAGACTGGCACCAGGAGGTCATGGCCGCTCAGGGCCCCGACAAGGCCGTCTTCCTGCTGATTGGCCACAAGAGTGACCTGCAGACTGCCCGATGTGTCTCAGCCCAGGAGGCGGAGGAGCTGGCTGCCTCCTTGGGCACGGGCTTTATGGAGACCTCCACCAAAAGTAACTGCAATGTGGACCTGGCCTTCGACACCCTTGCCAACACCATCCAGCAGGCCTTGTGGCAGGGGGACATCAAATTGGAGGAGGACTGGGGGGGTGTGCGTCTCATCCAGAACACCCAGATCTCCAGGCTGCCCAGCCGGATACAGCACCCGGGCCCATGCAGGTGTTGACTCTAGGAGGGAAAGGGTTAAAGCAGTGCTGGTGGGATGGGGAGTGTTAGTATCTCTCTGGAGGCCAAATGGCAGAATCTATTCAGACAGTTATTACAAACCATATCCGGGCACAGTCACGCCTCCTGGATTTTGGGGTCTTGGAGCTCAGCCCCTCTTCCACCAGAAAGGTCTAAGAGGCCAGGTGTGCAgcttcctgtcctggagcctgtcTCCTCTGTAGTCAGAGGAGCTCGTAACAGACCCCACTCACGGGGGGTTGTGGGCATGACTGAGATCATGGATGCGCTATGctcagccagagccagagcctcCCACACAGTGAGAATCGAATAGCAAGAACTGTCATCTCTGCCGCTCTTTCCTCTCTTGGCCAGGATGTGGCCATTTCAGGCAGCGTCCCTGGGCTTGGACGCCGAGCGGCTCAGCGTGTGGACGCTGCTACAGGCgaggagggggcaggggcttTCAGGCTGAGCCAGGTCTTCAGTCTTGGATGAGAAAGTGTGCCTTCAAGCCCGGATTGCTGCCTAGTGCTCCTACTCCAAGGCCACGGGTCGGAGAGGCAGGGATGAATATGAACAGCTCTCTGGCTGGGCGCATGGTGGACACTGTTGGTTAGCCACCAAAATCTCCCCCCAGGGCTGAAGAACCCATGGCCTCCTCCCCACCAGAGCTCCTAGCTGCTGGGAGTACTATGTGGTGGTGGAGCCCAGGTTGCTCTCTGGGAACTGCCTGCTCATCTGGGGCAGCCCAGTCCAGCATCAATACATCAGATCTGTTGGGGGCGAGGGGAGTGTTCAAAGGCCTGGCCTTCTTGCCTCAACTCTAGACAACTCTGAAGGAAACACCCATCTTCATCACTCTCCATGGGGTCCATTGAGGCCACTGTTAGGACAGCATCACAGCTACATTCTCCTGTTCAATCCggctttcttcccttcctcccccacccagcAGGTATTGATCTCAAGAATCTcctaatagggacttccctggtggttcagtggctaagagcCTGAGCTTCTGATGGAGGGGGCCTGttttcgatccctgctcagggaactagatcccacatgctgccataAAGATTAAAGATCCTAAGTGCCACAATTAAGACTTGGTGCAgtcaagtaaatatttttttaagaaagaatttcGTAATAAAAGTCTGCACAAAAATACAAGGGGGAAGAAATGTCTGCACCcttggaattccctggcggtcccgtGGTTAGCATTCTGTGATCTCAAAGCCAagagcccaggttcagtccctggctggggaactggaGATCCCACAGTCTGCatggtgtggggaaaaaaattatatataaaagtcTAGGGGACTTCCTTCGTGgttcaggggctaagactctgagcgcccaatgcagggggccccgggtttgatcccggcgcagggaacagttacccacatGCTagaactaaagatctcacatgccacaatgaagactgaagatcctgcctgctgcaactaagacccggtgcagccaaacaagtaaatactaaaaaaataaaagtctgcacACTGACTTTGTTCTCAAAATCTGGCTGCTGGGGAACTTAACCTGCAACAGAA is a genomic window of Muntiacus reevesi chromosome 3, mMunRee1.1, whole genome shotgun sequence containing:
- the RAB42 gene encoding ras-related protein Rab-42 isoform X1; the encoded protein is MEAGGCRYQFRIALLGDAAVGKTSLLRCYMRGEPGIPEPELQLESAPTVGVEFYTRTLQLQAGPRVKLQLWDTAGQERFRCITRSFYRNVVGVLLVFDVTNRKSFEHIRDWHQEVMAAQGPDKAVFLLIGHKSDLQTARCVSAQEAEELAASLGTGFMETSTKSNCNVDLAFDTLANTIQQALWQGDIKLEEDWGGVRLIQNTQISRLPSRIQHPGPCRC
- the RAB42 gene encoding ras-related protein Rab-42 isoform X2, yielding MAAQGPDKAVFLLIGHKSDLQTARCVSAQEAEELAASLGTGFMETSTKSNCNVDLAFDTLANTIQQALWQGDIKLEEDWGGVRLIQNTQISRLPSRIQHPGPCRC